From Enterococcus wangshanyuanii, the proteins below share one genomic window:
- a CDS encoding thymidylate synthase: MEEAYLALGRKILEEGHVKEDRTGTGTKSIFGHQMRFDLSQGFPLLTTKRVPFGLIKSELLWFLKGDTNIRYLLEHNNHIWDEWAFERYIKSEDYRGPDMTDFGRRVLVDDEFKLSYEAEHKAFCEKIVSDEAFAAKYGELGNIYGAQWRHWETKDGGFIDQLKNVIEMIKTTPDSRRLIVSAWNPEDVPSMALPPCHTMFQFYVNDGKLSCQLYQRSGDVFLGVPFNIASYALLTHLIAHETGLEVGDFVHTLGDAHLYTNHIDQMKEQLSRELRSFPTLKLNQEKESVFDFEMEDIVIEGYDPHPAIKAPIAV, from the coding sequence ATGGAAGAAGCATACTTAGCACTAGGCCGCAAAATTTTAGAAGAGGGACATGTAAAAGAAGATCGGACTGGAACTGGGACTAAAAGTATTTTTGGTCATCAAATGCGTTTTGATTTATCTCAAGGGTTTCCATTGCTTACGACAAAGCGTGTTCCTTTTGGCTTGATCAAAAGCGAGTTGTTGTGGTTTTTAAAAGGAGACACGAATATTCGTTACTTATTGGAGCATAATAATCATATTTGGGACGAGTGGGCCTTTGAGCGATACATTAAAAGCGAAGATTATCGAGGACCAGATATGACAGATTTTGGTCGTAGAGTATTAGTGGATGACGAATTTAAACTAAGCTACGAGGCCGAGCACAAAGCGTTTTGTGAAAAGATCGTATCAGATGAAGCATTTGCTGCTAAGTATGGAGAGCTAGGTAATATTTATGGTGCGCAGTGGCGTCATTGGGAAACAAAAGACGGCGGTTTTATCGATCAACTGAAAAATGTCATTGAGATGATCAAAACAACGCCAGACTCACGTCGATTGATCGTCTCTGCTTGGAATCCAGAAGATGTGCCTTCAATGGCTTTACCTCCATGTCACACTATGTTTCAATTTTATGTGAATGATGGTAAATTGAGCTGTCAATTATATCAACGTAGTGGAGATGTCTTTCTAGGTGTACCGTTTAACATCGCTAGTTATGCATTATTGACTCATCTAATTGCTCACGAAACGGGCTTAGAAGTGGGGGATTTTGTCCATACTCTTGGAGATGCGCATTTGTATACAAATCATATTGATCAAATGAAAGAGCAGTTATCAAGAGAACTTCGTTCATTTCCTACACTTAAGTTGAACCAAGAAAAGGAATCTGTTTTTGATTTTGAAATGGAAGATATTGTAATAGAAGGATATGATCCTCACCCAGCAATCAAAGCACCTATCGCCGTTTAA
- a CDS encoding cation:proton antiporter — MEFVYLIIVFAFAITFSNVFNRIFPIVPLPIVQIIVGVLIGITEIGHEIVFEPEIFLVMIIAPLLFREGERNDISSTLKNFSVILFLAFFGVLITLISVGWALHIILPALPIAACFALGAALGPTDAVAVGSLSGKIQIPEKAMHILEGEGLINDASGVTAFQFALAALLTGSFSATDAGIMLIVSSIGGAVVGAILVMIKRQVVMILEKASARDVTGYLLLELLLPFLAYMVAELFNVSGIIAAVVAGVMQAATFKKVSLFEAELSSVSESTWGTITFMLNALVFLFLGIELSQVFSPIWNSETYSNSFLMLVILLLSVTLFVARFLSIVLIYSVKKGIKNLWQSMNEMLILTFGGVKGTVSLATIFILPITINGQTFEERSLLLFITACVILVTLVGGILVLPFLTDSEDVEEINPQGITLLQDVIEKLKVINKEDPQVEMNVVIENYQDRLKELYTSQLPSDQKQEVQELRALIVSIERDGLEESFRQKEIGVDGYRLYGRLISRMERSIARQLLSIIGFWLLFVRQIIAFFVHPDFLFARKNEEDRRELQSEELENVRQVFLQNTEVILKSLDNLKGVYDDEIIRFFIESRLQLAQRLEDGTFIDSFIVHSQSNYVKELLIGYQEERKVIDEYELCDKISSLEANEYRKNVNLLESYSINDVSNTIPFRKLAKKLEKEAE; from the coding sequence ATGGAGTTTGTCTATTTAATTATTGTATTTGCTTTTGCTATTACTTTCTCTAATGTCTTTAACCGAATTTTCCCGATCGTTCCGTTGCCGATCGTACAGATCATCGTTGGTGTACTGATTGGTATTACCGAGATCGGGCACGAAATAGTATTTGAACCAGAAATATTTTTAGTGATGATCATTGCACCTTTATTATTTCGAGAAGGTGAAAGAAATGACATTTCATCCACACTGAAAAACTTTAGTGTGATCTTATTTTTAGCCTTCTTCGGCGTACTGATCACATTGATCAGTGTTGGATGGGCCTTACATATAATACTCCCGGCATTGCCGATTGCAGCGTGTTTTGCTTTGGGAGCCGCTTTGGGTCCTACGGACGCCGTGGCAGTTGGTTCGTTATCAGGGAAGATTCAAATTCCGGAAAAGGCGATGCATATTCTTGAAGGTGAAGGACTGATCAATGACGCGTCTGGCGTTACTGCCTTTCAATTTGCATTAGCTGCGTTGCTTACAGGTTCTTTTTCTGCAACAGATGCCGGAATCATGTTGATTGTTTCAAGTATTGGCGGTGCAGTCGTCGGTGCGATTTTAGTAATGATCAAAAGACAAGTTGTTATGATATTAGAAAAAGCATCAGCAAGAGATGTAACAGGTTATTTATTATTAGAATTATTACTACCGTTTTTAGCTTATATGGTTGCGGAATTATTCAATGTTTCTGGAATCATCGCAGCAGTTGTTGCAGGTGTTATGCAAGCTGCGACTTTCAAAAAAGTATCGTTATTTGAAGCGGAATTATCGAGTGTGTCTGAAAGCACTTGGGGTACGATCACTTTTATGTTGAATGCATTAGTTTTTCTTTTTCTTGGGATCGAGTTGTCTCAAGTATTTTCACCGATCTGGAATAGCGAAACGTATTCAAACAGCTTTTTGATGCTGGTTATTTTGCTTTTAAGTGTGACTTTGTTTGTTGCGCGCTTCCTTTCGATCGTTTTGATTTATAGTGTAAAAAAAGGGATCAAAAATCTTTGGCAATCTATGAATGAAATGTTGATTTTAACATTTGGTGGTGTAAAAGGAACAGTCAGCTTAGCAACGATCTTCATTTTACCGATCACAATCAATGGCCAAACGTTTGAGGAACGCTCCTTATTATTATTCATAACGGCCTGTGTCATTTTAGTTACCTTAGTTGGCGGAATTTTGGTATTGCCATTCTTAACGGATTCAGAAGATGTAGAGGAGATAAATCCTCAAGGAATCACCTTATTGCAAGATGTGATTGAAAAGTTGAAAGTTATCAATAAAGAAGATCCTCAAGTAGAAATGAACGTGGTCATTGAAAACTATCAAGATCGCCTAAAGGAATTGTATACCAGTCAGCTACCTTCTGATCAGAAACAGGAAGTGCAGGAATTACGGGCTTTGATCGTTTCTATTGAACGTGACGGACTTGAAGAAAGTTTTCGTCAAAAGGAAATCGGTGTTGATGGTTATCGTCTCTATGGACGTCTGATTTCAAGGATGGAACGCTCGATTGCAAGACAGCTTCTTTCGATCATTGGTTTTTGGCTGTTGTTTGTCCGACAAATCATTGCTTTTTTCGTTCATCCAGATTTTCTATTTGCACGTAAAAACGAAGAAGATAGAAGAGAGCTCCAATCAGAAGAATTAGAAAATGTCCGACAAGTTTTCTTACAAAATACTGAAGTCATTTTAAAGAGTTTGGACAACTTAAAAGGTGTCTATGATGATGAAATCATTCGTTTTTTCATTGAGAGTCGTCTGCAATTAGCTCAACGTTTAGAAGATGGGACATTTATCGACTCCTTTATCGTTCATTCTCAATCAAATTATGTTAAAGAGTTATTGATCGGCTATCAAGAAGAACGAAAAGTGATCGATGAATATGAGTTATGTGATAAAATATCTTCACTAGAAGCAAACGAGTATAGAAAAAATGTGAATTTGTTGGAATCTTATTCGATCAATGACGTTTCTAATACGATTCCATTTAGAAAGTTAGCGAAAAAATTAGAAAAAGAAGCTGAGTAA
- a CDS encoding DUF896 family protein produces the protein MLSPEKMNRINELAKKAKESGLSETEKKEQNELRQEYLATFRSGMRHHIEGMKVVDPEGKDVTPDKLKKIQKQKGLHNRK, from the coding sequence ATGCTATCACCAGAAAAAATGAACCGCATCAATGAACTTGCTAAAAAAGCAAAGGAGAGCGGATTATCAGAAACTGAAAAAAAAGAACAGAACGAACTCAGACAAGAATATTTAGCGACCTTCCGCAGCGGCATGCGTCATCATATCGAAGGGATGAAGGTCGTAGATCCGGAAGGAAAAGATGTGACCCCAGATAAATTAAAGAAAATCCAAAAGCAAAAAGGGCTGCATAATAGAAAATAA
- a CDS encoding dihydrofolate reductase, producing the protein MLAAIWAQDEQGTIGKENRLPWHLPNDLKFFKQMTEDNTIVMGRKTFEGMGSRPLPNRQTIVMTRDKNYKASGVIVVHDIDEVLAYAQEFSGITFIAGGSKVYEEFLPYCDVLYRTVISHTFDGDSVFPEVSWEDWTLINLSPGEQDEQNYYSYQFETYQRKVCPEQEE; encoded by the coding sequence ATGTTAGCAGCTATCTGGGCACAAGATGAACAGGGAACGATCGGAAAGGAAAATCGATTGCCGTGGCATCTGCCAAATGATCTAAAATTTTTTAAGCAAATGACGGAGGATAATACAATCGTCATGGGAAGAAAAACATTTGAAGGAATGGGAAGTCGTCCGCTGCCTAATCGACAAACGATCGTTATGACGAGGGACAAAAACTATAAGGCTTCTGGCGTTATTGTTGTTCATGATATAGACGAAGTACTGGCCTATGCCCAAGAATTTTCAGGAATTACTTTTATAGCTGGCGGTTCCAAAGTTTACGAGGAATTTTTACCTTACTGTGACGTTTTATATCGTACAGTGATCAGCCATACTTTTGATGGAGATTCAGTATTTCCAGAAGTTTCTTGGGAAGATTGGACGTTGATCAATCTTAGCCCTGGTGAGCAGGATGAACAAAATTACTATTCTTATCAGTTTGAAACATACCAAAGGAAAGTCTGCCCAGAGCAGGAAGAGTAA
- the pheA gene encoding prephenate dehydratase encodes MRVGFLGPEASFTHNAAKTAFPKEELVPFHSIPACIKGVEFGEVDLGVVPIENTIEGSVNTTVDYLFHQSTIPVGGEIVLPIYQQFMVAKSNEQTWQETTRILSHPQALAQSQEFIRLYFPNARLEATPSTAYAASFVADHPEQKMAAIAPKKSAETYNLAVVGENIQDVATNQTRFWILGAENIHLPLTIENQKMTIAVTMPNNMPGALHKALSVFSWREIDLSKIESRPLKTTLGEYFFLIDINIQQPRPLIDYALEELRLMGGTVKVFGNYNVHLIEGV; translated from the coding sequence ACAGCTTTTCCAAAAGAAGAATTAGTTCCGTTCCATTCAATTCCGGCCTGTATCAAAGGAGTTGAATTTGGCGAAGTCGATCTCGGTGTTGTACCAATCGAAAATACCATTGAAGGCTCTGTCAATACAACAGTAGATTATCTATTTCATCAATCAACGATTCCAGTTGGCGGTGAAATCGTTCTGCCGATCTATCAGCAGTTTATGGTTGCTAAATCAAATGAACAAACTTGGCAGGAAACAACACGAATTTTATCTCATCCGCAGGCGTTAGCTCAATCACAAGAGTTTATCCGGCTGTATTTTCCGAATGCTCGTTTAGAAGCAACGCCTTCAACTGCTTATGCTGCGAGTTTTGTGGCTGACCATCCAGAGCAAAAAATGGCAGCGATCGCACCGAAAAAATCTGCCGAAACATATAACCTTGCTGTTGTTGGAGAGAACATTCAAGATGTCGCTACCAATCAGACACGTTTTTGGATCTTGGGTGCTGAAAACATCCATTTACCGCTAACGATCGAAAACCAAAAGATGACCATTGCGGTGACGATGCCAAATAATATGCCGGGTGCGCTCCATAAAGCACTTTCCGTATTTAGTTGGCGAGAAATCGATCTGAGTAAAATCGAATCTAGACCTTTAAAAACGACCTTAGGGGAGTATTTCTTTCTAATCGACATCAATATCCAGCAACCACGACCATTGATCGACTATGCACTTGAGGAACTGCGTTTAATGGGAGGAACGGTTAAAGTGTTTGGTAACTACAATGTTCATTTGATAGAAGGTGTATAA
- a CDS encoding ABC-F family ATP-binding cassette domain-containing protein yields the protein MKELKVTELTKTYGEKTLFDHISFYIHEKNRIGLIGTNGTGKTTLLNILAGKDSGDGDVQAIQQPNDYQIGYLSQDQVFDPELTVVDAIFQGETPIIQAVKRYELALIALAEDGSSEAAQRQYAQAEELMNKEDAWTADTDAKIILQKLGIETLHKKIGELSGGQKKRVSLAQVLIESPDLLILDEPTNHLDYEAISWLESFLNGYRGAILMVTHDRYFLDRVTNRIFELSFGKLYEYKGNYEAYILAKAERERIEIDQEEKRKQLYKQELEWMRAGVQARGTKQQARQDRFHDLKENLHQVNQKGQLEIDIAGQRLGKKVLEIKDGNYSIEQKVILKQFDLLVQAKDRIGITGKNGAGKSTLLNILAGRLPLESGLYSIGETVRLAYYTQQNEAMDPNQRMIAYLQEAAEQVQRTDGSSIGVAELLEQFLFPRFMHGTIIGKLSGGEKRRLYLLKLLIGQPNVLLLDEPTNDLDIDTLTILEDYIRTFKGAVIAVSHDRYFLDKTMEKLLVFEGEGQISTYFGSMSDYLNQNKESAKKTVKSEPKQIQVTEKKEKVKLTYMEQKEWATIETEISELENRSAQLGEEMNHQGDDFTKLQQLQTELTTVEQQLEEKLERWEYLSEFAEN from the coding sequence ATGAAAGAATTAAAAGTCACAGAACTAACTAAAACATACGGGGAAAAAACATTATTTGATCATATATCCTTCTATATCCATGAAAAAAATCGAATTGGTTTGATTGGAACGAACGGGACTGGAAAAACTACTTTATTAAATATACTAGCTGGTAAAGATAGTGGAGATGGAGACGTTCAAGCAATTCAGCAACCAAATGATTATCAAATCGGTTACCTTTCACAAGATCAGGTTTTTGATCCTGAATTAACAGTCGTGGATGCTATTTTCCAAGGAGAAACACCGATTATTCAAGCAGTTAAACGGTACGAGCTGGCACTTATTGCTCTGGCTGAAGACGGTAGTAGTGAAGCTGCTCAAAGACAATATGCTCAGGCCGAAGAATTAATGAACAAAGAAGATGCTTGGACAGCAGATACAGATGCTAAAATCATTTTACAAAAATTAGGAATCGAAACGCTCCATAAAAAAATTGGAGAATTATCCGGCGGTCAAAAAAAGCGTGTTAGTTTAGCACAGGTTTTGATCGAATCCCCAGACCTACTGATTTTGGATGAGCCGACAAATCACTTGGATTATGAAGCAATCAGCTGGCTTGAAAGCTTTTTGAATGGTTATCGTGGTGCCATCTTAATGGTGACACATGATCGTTATTTTCTCGACCGAGTGACCAATCGAATTTTTGAGCTGTCATTTGGAAAATTATATGAATATAAAGGGAATTACGAAGCATATATTTTGGCTAAGGCTGAACGTGAGCGGATCGAGATCGATCAAGAAGAGAAACGAAAACAACTGTATAAACAAGAGCTTGAGTGGATGCGCGCAGGAGTTCAGGCTCGCGGAACCAAACAACAAGCTAGACAAGATCGGTTTCATGATCTTAAGGAAAACTTGCATCAGGTCAATCAAAAAGGGCAATTAGAGATCGATATTGCTGGACAACGGCTTGGAAAAAAGGTACTTGAAATAAAAGACGGGAATTATTCAATTGAACAGAAAGTTATTTTAAAGCAATTTGACCTTCTTGTGCAGGCAAAAGACCGCATTGGAATCACAGGAAAAAATGGTGCAGGGAAATCAACTTTATTAAATATCTTAGCCGGGCGTTTACCTTTAGAGAGCGGTCTCTATTCGATTGGTGAAACAGTGAGATTAGCATACTACACGCAACAAAATGAAGCTATGGATCCAAACCAGCGGATGATCGCGTATCTTCAAGAAGCTGCTGAACAGGTACAAAGGACAGACGGCAGCAGCATTGGAGTCGCTGAACTGCTTGAACAGTTTCTTTTCCCTCGTTTTATGCATGGGACGATCATCGGCAAGCTTTCTGGTGGAGAAAAACGACGTTTATATCTATTGAAACTACTAATAGGTCAGCCAAATGTTTTGCTGCTTGATGAACCGACCAATGATTTAGATATCGATACATTGACAATTTTAGAAGATTATATCCGTACATTCAAAGGTGCGGTTATTGCCGTATCACATGACCGATATTTTCTTGATAAAACAATGGAAAAACTACTTGTTTTTGAAGGAGAAGGACAGATAAGTACGTATTTTGGTTCGATGAGTGATTACTTGAACCAAAATAAAGAATCTGCTAAAAAAACGGTTAAATCTGAGCCGAAACAAATTCAAGTGACCGAAAAAAAAGAAAAAGTAAAATTGACTTATATGGAACAAAAAGAATGGGCCACAATTGAAACTGAAATCAGTGAACTAGAAAATCGTTCCGCTCAACTTGGAGAAGAAATGAATCATCAAGGAGATGATTTTACAAAGCTTCAGCAACTGCAAACAGAATTAACGACTGTTGAACAGCAACTAGAAGAAAAATTGGAACGTTGGGAATATTTGAGTGAATTTGCAGAAAATTAG
- a CDS encoding LCP family protein produces MSRVDRYKHIHEKAKPIEEKKTFNPRKEKNYGDEAYYEESESFNEPEIAPRSHERIDQSKEKKRFFKKEKQPKKPKRKKRFSWPKRILLVLLLLIVLAVGFFFKGKSYAENDTSLPKEELETFNGVKSANGAHNILILGSDTRGEDSGRADTIMVLQLDGPSKKPKLVSFMRDTFVDIPGYDANKINASYALGGAELVRQTLAENFNIQCNYYAKVDFQSFEKIVDSMFPNGVKIDAEKDLNLDGVDIAKGSQKMDGHTLLQYSRFRMDEEGDFGRVRRQQQVMTAVMGQLKNPLALLRTPESLGRLVGYMSTDVPTSFMIKNGPSLLLKGGSGIERLTVPVENSWQNVDYDYAGSVLQIDPDMNRAAVQNFLDQ; encoded by the coding sequence ATGAGCCGAGTGGATCGTTACAAACATATCCATGAAAAAGCTAAACCAATTGAAGAGAAAAAAACATTCAACCCAAGAAAAGAAAAGAATTATGGTGATGAAGCATACTACGAGGAATCAGAGTCGTTTAACGAGCCAGAAATAGCACCTCGTTCCCATGAACGTATCGATCAGTCAAAAGAAAAGAAACGTTTTTTCAAGAAAGAAAAACAACCGAAAAAACCAAAAAGAAAGAAACGTTTTAGTTGGCCCAAAAGAATTTTACTTGTCTTGCTATTATTGATCGTATTAGCTGTTGGCTTTTTTTTCAAAGGGAAGTCTTACGCTGAAAATGATACTTCTCTTCCAAAAGAAGAACTTGAAACATTTAATGGGGTAAAAAGCGCTAATGGTGCCCACAATATCTTGATTTTAGGAAGTGATACACGGGGAGAAGATAGCGGTCGTGCAGATACGATCATGGTCCTACAGTTAGATGGACCTTCTAAAAAACCTAAGTTGGTTTCTTTCATGCGCGATACCTTTGTTGATATTCCAGGCTATGACGCAAATAAAATCAATGCTTCTTACGCTTTAGGCGGTGCAGAGTTAGTTCGCCAAACCTTAGCTGAAAACTTTAATATCCAATGTAATTACTATGCAAAAGTTGATTTTCAATCATTCGAAAAGATCGTCGATTCAATGTTTCCTAATGGTGTCAAAATAGATGCTGAAAAAGATCTAAATCTAGATGGCGTCGATATTGCTAAAGGCAGTCAAAAAATGGATGGACATACTTTATTACAATATTCACGCTTTAGAATGGATGAAGAAGGCGATTTTGGCCGAGTTCGCCGTCAACAACAAGTGATGACGGCAGTGATGGGACAGTTGAAAAATCCATTAGCATTATTGCGCACACCAGAATCGCTTGGCCGTTTAGTAGGATATATGTCAACCGATGTTCCTACTAGCTTTATGATCAAAAATGGTCCGTCTCTTCTTTTAAAAGGCGGCAGCGGCATCGAAAGATTAACAGTTCCAGTGGAAAATTCTTGGCAGAATGTCGATTACGATTACGCTGGCAGCGTGCTTCAAATCGATCCAGATATGAACCGTGCAGCTGTACAAAATTTTCTTGATCAATAA
- the lexA gene encoding transcriptional repressor LexA: MVKRTDTRQVEVLKYIYEQVELKGYPPTVREIGKAVDLSSTSTVHGHLARLEKKGLILRDPTKPRAIELTAEGLEKIGIKPTVIPMLGVVTAGEPILAVEEASDFFPLPPDLQSEENSLFMLTIRGESMINAGILDGDQVIVRKQSAAANGDIVIAMTDEDEATCKRFFKETDHIRLQPENDALEPIILPNVSILGKVVGLYRNHI, translated from the coding sequence TTGGTGAAACGTACAGATACAAGACAAGTCGAAGTATTAAAATATATATATGAACAAGTCGAACTTAAAGGCTATCCTCCAACCGTTCGAGAAATCGGAAAAGCAGTAGACCTATCCTCTACTTCTACTGTTCATGGACATTTAGCACGTTTAGAAAAAAAAGGATTGATCCTAAGAGACCCGACTAAACCTCGAGCGATCGAACTGACTGCTGAAGGATTGGAAAAAATCGGTATCAAGCCAACAGTCATTCCTATGTTGGGGGTGGTTACTGCTGGTGAACCAATCCTAGCTGTTGAAGAGGCATCGGATTTTTTCCCATTGCCGCCTGATTTACAATCCGAAGAAAATTCACTATTCATGTTGACGATTCGCGGAGAAAGTATGATCAACGCTGGAATACTGGATGGTGATCAAGTTATCGTTCGTAAACAAAGTGCTGCAGCAAATGGGGACATTGTTATTGCAATGACAGATGAAGATGAAGCAACATGCAAGCGATTCTTTAAGGAAACAGACCATATTCGCCTACAACCTGAGAATGATGCATTAGAACCGATCATTCTGCCTAATGTTAGTATTCTTGGTAAAGTTGTTGGTTTATACCGCAATCATATTTAA
- a CDS encoding DegV family protein: MKIAIVTDSTAYLPERIKNSPNLFVIPIPVILDGKIYNEGIDIEADEYYSLLNSSKEFPTTSQPALGEVIDLYEKIAAKGYDTIISIHLSAGISGFVNTLFSLTDAVKGITLYPYDSKITSVPMGHMVEVALDLVQEGASLEEIFARLDIIRDNTYAYLIVDDLNNLVRGGRLTNGAALIAGLLKIKPILTFEEGKIVLFEKIRSTKKAFARAEKIIGMRDKEIDRPVKLYVIHANNLAVAEEEKEKLAKQYPDAIIEIGHFGPVIGTHLGEKAIGLCISAQ; encoded by the coding sequence ATGAAAATCGCTATTGTGACAGATAGTACCGCTTATTTACCTGAGCGAATTAAGAATTCACCTAATTTGTTTGTGATACCGATCCCAGTCATTTTGGATGGTAAAATATATAACGAAGGAATCGACATTGAGGCAGATGAATATTACAGCTTATTGAATAGCAGTAAAGAATTCCCAACGACGTCTCAGCCAGCTTTAGGAGAAGTCATCGATTTGTATGAAAAGATTGCAGCAAAAGGCTACGATACGATCATCAGCATTCATCTTTCTGCTGGAATTTCTGGTTTTGTCAATACATTGTTTTCTTTGACAGATGCAGTGAAAGGAATCACTCTTTATCCTTATGATTCTAAGATCACAAGTGTACCGATGGGCCATATGGTAGAGGTCGCACTTGATCTAGTTCAAGAAGGCGCTAGCCTAGAAGAGATCTTTGCACGATTGGATATTATTAGAGATAATACTTACGCTTATCTGATTGTTGATGATCTAAATAATCTAGTTCGTGGCGGACGTTTGACAAATGGAGCAGCACTGATTGCCGGTTTATTGAAAATCAAACCGATCTTGACCTTTGAAGAAGGAAAAATAGTCTTGTTTGAAAAAATCCGTTCGACTAAGAAAGCTTTTGCCCGAGCGGAAAAAATTATCGGTATGCGTGATAAAGAGATCGACCGTCCAGTTAAATTATATGTGATCCATGCAAATAATTTGGCAGTCGCTGAAGAAGAGAAAGAAAAGCTTGCAAAACAATATCCTGATGCAATTATTGAAATCGGTCATTTTGGTCCTGTCATTGGGACACATTTAGGTGAAAAAGCAATTGGTTTATGTATCTCAGCTCAATAA